A genomic segment from Bacteroidota bacterium encodes:
- a CDS encoding polyketide cyclase, which translates to MENNQQLQAITVQATVNTPLEKVWKYWNSPEHITQWNTAIEEWHCPRAENDLRAGGSFSYEMAAKDGSMSFDFAGVYDIVDENKHIAYTLGDGRKVSVTFTATANGTDVSETFDPENMNPAEMQQAGWQAILNNFKKYTENN; encoded by the coding sequence ATGGAAAATAATCAGCAACTCCAGGCAATTACTGTACAAGCCACTGTTAATACCCCTCTTGAAAAAGTATGGAAATATTGGAACTCGCCCGAGCATATTACTCAATGGAACACCGCCATTGAAGAATGGCATTGCCCAAGAGCAGAAAACGATTTAAGGGCTGGCGGCTCCTTTTCATACGAAATGGCAGCAAAAGACGGTAGCATGAGTTTTGATTTTGCAGGTGTTTATGACATTGTGGATGAAAACAAACACATTGCTTACACCCTTGGCGATGGTCGTAAGGTATCTGTTACGTTTACTGCCACTGCAAACGGCACTGATGTTTCGGAGACATTTGACCCTGAGAACATGAACCCTGCCGAAATGCAACAAGCCGGATGGCAAGCCATCTTAAATAATTTTAAAAAATACACAGAAAATAACTGA